A DNA window from Tissierellales bacterium contains the following coding sequences:
- a CDS encoding sodium-dependent transporter produces the protein MNSNDKVGSGNLEKRESFKSSFGLLAAAIGSAVGLGNIWRFPYITGEYGGAAFLLVYLLSVCVIGIPVMLAEVIIGREAKKDAIGSFKELSPRTKWYSSGVLGVLAAFMILSFYSVIAGWTLEYLVKSITNQFVGKDVVAIEAMFTDFISHPIRL, from the coding sequence TTGAATAGTAATGATAAAGTAGGTAGTGGTAATTTAGAAAAGAGGGAAAGTTTTAAAAGTAGTTTTGGACTTTTAGCAGCCGCTATCGGTTCTGCTGTAGGGTTAGGTAATATATGGAGGTTTCCCTATATTACTGGAGAGTATGGAGGAGCTGCATTTTTATTAGTTTATTTATTAAGTGTTTGTGTTATAGGCATTCCTGTAATGTTGGCAGAAGTTATTATAGGTAGAGAAGCAAAAAAGGATGCCATAGGTTCCTTTAAAGAACTTTCACCAAGGACAAAATGGTATTCCAGTGGAGTATTAGGAGTTTTAGCCGCATTTATGATTTTATCTTTTTATAGTGTTATAGCTGGATGGACTTTGGAATATTTGGTAAAATCTATAACTAACCAATTTGTAGGAAAGGATGTAGTTGCTATTGAGGCCATGTTTACGGATTTTATATCCCACCCA